From the genome of Populus alba chromosome 10, ASM523922v2, whole genome shotgun sequence, one region includes:
- the LOC118045405 gene encoding protein SIEVE ELEMENT OCCLUSION B-like, giving the protein MTSMAVVPQKTRRERSMFSSSDDTAMMKQIQATHAPDGREFSVKPLLHIVENIFLRATPALGMTSIVQQQGVHQAQLDELEEKALQNGFHETIEMLSYNINKISCEMSCKCSGGGDAHATTLAIFNLVSNYSWDEKVVLALAGFAVNYGEFWLVAQLYLTNPLAKAVALLKQLPDIIERADNLKPKFEALTSLIKAMMDVAKCIVEFKELPSQYITPDTPEMLTATAHIPTAVYWTIRSIVACASQIMGLIGMGHEYIASTTEAWELSSLAHKVNNIHSHLMKQLTLCFQHIDEKRHIEAFQTLVSLFEAFHIENMKILKALIYAKDDQLPLFDGSTKKRASLDVLRRRSVLLLISDLEISHEELSMLQQMYTEAREQQGRPESQYEVVWLPVVDRSSPWNEAKQKQFEDFQKMMPWYSVYHPSLLDVAVIRYIKEVWHFNKRPFLVVLDPQGRVVNPNAIHMMWIWGSLAFPFTSMREEALWKEETWKMELLADSIDQTIVSWIDQGKYICLYGGEDIEWIRKFTVTAKEVASKAAITLEMLYVGKSNPREKVRKNNSTITTEKLSNVLPDLAWIWIFWLRLESMWHSKVQHKRTVENDVIMQEIMTMLSFDGSDQGWAVISRGPAEMAKAKGETILKSLVEFEIWKDSVQEKGFLPALIDYLHQLHSPFHCNRLILPGATGSIPEKVVCAECNRPMEKFIMYRCCTD; this is encoded by the exons ATGACCTCGATGGCTGTGGTACCTCAAAAGACGAGGCGTGAACGCAGTATGTTTTCATCATCGGATGACACCGCAATGATGAAGCAAATTCAGGCCACTCATGCTCCCGATGGCCGTGAATTTTCAGTGAAGCCTCTTCTTCATATTGTTGAGAACATTTTCCTCCGTGCCACTCCTGCCCTAGGCATGACCAGCATTGTTCAGCAGCAG GGAGTTCATCAAGCACAACTTGATGAGTTGGAGGAGAAGGCTCTTCAAAATGGCTTTCATGAAACGATCGAGATGCTGTCTTACAACATCAACAAGATTTCCTGCGAG ATGTCCTGCAAGTGTTCTGGAGGTGGAGATGCACATGCAACAACTTTGGCAATATTCAACTTGGTATCAAACTACTCGTGGGACGAAAAGGTGGTGCTAGCGTTAGCTGGATTTGCCGTGAACTATGGGGAGTTTTGGCTTGTCGCCCAGCTTTACCTTACAAACCCACTAGCTAAGGCGGTTGCACTTCTGAAGCAATTGCCGGACATAATTGAACGAGCAGACAATCTGAAGCCCAAGTTTGAGGCACTCACAAGCCTTATCAAGGCCATGATGGATGTGGCCAAATGCATAGTTGAGTTCAAGGAGCTTCCGTCGCAATACATCACCCCTGACACTCCAGAAATGTTAACTGCCACCGCTCATATCCCCACTGCTGTTTACTGGACCATCAGGAGTATTGTGGCTTGCGCATCACAAATTATGGGCCTTATTGGCATGGGTCATGA GTACATAGCATCCACAACAGAGGCTTGGGAGCTATCAAGCTTGGCCCACAAGGTTAATAACATTCACAGCCATCTCATGAAGCAGCTCACCCTTTGTTTTCAACACATAG ATGAGAAAAGACATATTGAAGCATTTCAAACACTTGTGAGCCTGTTCGAAGCTTTCCACATTGAGAACATGAAGATTCTAAAGGCTTTGATTTATGCCAAGGACGATCAACTACCACTCTTTGATGGTTCCACCAAGAAAAGG GCAAGCCTTGATGTGTTGAGAAGGAGGAGCGTGTTGCTGCTGATTTCGGACCTCGAAATCTCCCATGAAGAGCTTTCAATGCTGCAACAAATGTACACTGAGGCGCGGGAGCAACAAGGAAGACCAGAGAGCCAGTATGAGGTTGTATGGCTCCCAGTTGTGGACAGATCATCCCCGTGGAATGAAGCAAAGCAGAAGCAGTTTGAGgattttcaaaagatgatgCCATGGTACTCTGTCTATCACCCTTCATTGCTAGATGTTGCAGTCATCAGGTACATCAAAGAGGTGTGGCACTTCAACAAGAGGCCCTTTCTTGTGGTTTTGGATCCACAAGGGAGAGTAGTCAACCCCAATGCAATCCACATGATGTGGATTTGGGGAAGCCTGGCTTTCCCTTTCACCAGCATGAGGGAGGAAGCGCTCTGGAAAGAAGAAACCTGGAAAATGGAGCTACTGGCAGATAGCATTGATCAAACGATCGTGTCTTGG ATAGACCAAGGGAAGTACATATGCTTGTATGGTGGGGAGGACATTGAGTGGATCCGTAAATTCACCGTTACTGCAAAAGAAGTTGCGAGCAAGGCCGCTATAACGTTAGAAATGCTCTATGTAGGGAAGAGCAACCCCAGGGAGAAAGTTAGGAAAAACAACTCTACCATTACGACCGAGAAACTTAGCAATGTATTGCCAGACCTCGCTTGGATCTGGATCTTTTGGTTGAGGCTGGAGAGCATGTGGCATTCCAAGGTGCAACACAAGAGGACTGTAGAGAATGACGTCATCATGCAGGAGATAATGACAATGCTCAGCTTCGATGGAAGTGATCAAGGGTGGGCTGTGATCAGCAGGGGACCTGCTGAAATGGCCAAGGCAAAGGGAGAAACCATCCTGAAATCCTTAGTTGAATTTGAGATATGGAAGGACAGTGTACAGGAGAAGGGTTTTCTGCCTGCACTGATTGATTACCTCCATCAACTCCATAGCCCATTCCACTGCAACCGTCTGATACTGCCAGGGGCTACAGGGAGCATCCCAGAGAAGGTTGTTTGTGCTGAATGCAACCGTCCCATGGAGAAGTTCATCATGTATCGTTGCTGTACCGATTGA
- the LOC118045406 gene encoding LOW QUALITY PROTEIN: protein SIEVE ELEMENT OCCLUSION C (The sequence of the model RefSeq protein was modified relative to this genomic sequence to represent the inferred CDS: substituted 1 base at 1 genomic stop codon) has protein sequence MNLFGNDCSSQHSSMPSEDDILIKKLLLTHDPDGRRLDSELLLRAMENVLCYAAASQVCGFHIDAIVKDDVSDIEVVGSQETLAQIIDRIKFEMLCKHSDKENLHTRTMILFDVLGNYRWDVKAVLTLAAFAATYGEFCIILQEYPYNPLAVSVAMLKHLPLNLWPLKPQFKALSFLVRTMIDVTKCIIKFEGLPFRYAQLDDETMVIAKSCIYVAAYWVTRSTVACTSQIGDLKAMKPEQVWSNSTLIAAWELSSLAYKLSSIFSHLRRQVDLCHQEMEEKMHQKLLKVFQEVHPDNQDVLGILLAAKDELPLKNSSTQDKLGVSEMKGKVVLLLVSKAELLPQEGLLLLLDRTYDHPYHKKLEGCYEIVWISISDTWTDAERDIFDVLSNSLPWYSVRRPWVLYSAVVNYIKQEWDYKNAPLIVVLDSQGMVRKSNAMDMVFIWGARAYPFSTSKEKELWDEENWTLKLLLDEIDPLLTTWVEEGRNICIYGSDNLDWIREFNATCKVIRSAGVQLEMVYVGCKDLGEQVRRLLAIIDEELHRSLFSFTKLHFFWLRLESIRRSKLQLGQSIHSDDHILREVSALLDTANEGWAIIGRGNTADIVKLSASEAIKWLDRFPEWEENVAKLGFVSALRAAIDPPPPPPPPPGPXNHSKVVPYAEGLTEETVLCEKCKHPMKKNVVYE, from the exons ATGAACTTGTTTGGTAATGACTGTTCTTCCCAGCACTCTTCGATGCCTTCAGAAGATGATATTCTGATAAAGAAGCTCCTGTTGACACATGATCCTGATGGTCGTCGCCTAGATTCCGAGCTACTGCTTCGTGCAATGGAGAATGTCCTGTGTTACGCTGCTGCATCCCAA GTCTGTGGTTTTCATATTGATGCAATTGTAAAGGATGATGTAAGCGACATTGAAGTGGTTGGATCACAAGAAACACTGGCACAGATCATCGACAGAATTAAGTTTGAG ATGCTTTGCAAACATTCTGACAAGGAAAACCTGCACACGAGAACGATGATCTTGTTTGATGTGCTTGGAAATTACAGATGGGATGTCAAGGCGGTATTAACACTTGCGGCCTTTGCAGCAACCTACGGTGAATTTTGCATCATACTGCAGGAATACCCTTATAATCCCTTGGCCGTATCAGTCGCCATGTTGAAGCACCTACCCCTCAACTTATGGCCATTGAAGCCCCAATTTAAGGCCTTGAGCTTCTTAGTCAGGACAATGATTGATGTTACCAAGTGCATAATAAAGTTTGAAGGGCTTCCCTTTAGATATGCACAGCTGGATGATGAAACAATGGTCATTGCGAAGTCTTGCATCTATGTAGCTGCTTACTGGGTCACAAGAAGCACAGTGGCATGCACTTCTCAAATCGGAGACTTGAAAGCCATGAAGCCTGAGCAAGT GTGGTCAAATTCAACATTGATTGCAGCATGGGAGCTCTCAAGTCTGGCTTATAAGTTGAGCAGCATATTCAGTCACCTCAGGCGGCAGGTGGATTTGTGTCATCAAGAAATGG AGGAAAAGATGCATCAGAAGCTGTTAAAAGTTTTCCAGGAGGTCCATCCTGATAACCAAGATGTCCTAGGAATATTATTGGCTGCGAAGGATGAGTTACCGCTCAAGAATTCCTCCACACAAGACAAG CTAGGTGTATCTGAAATGAAGGGCAAGGTAGTTTTACTTTTGGTATCAAAGGCAGAGCTCCTTCCACAAGAGGGATTGCTTCTGCTGCTTGACAGAACATATGATCATCCTTACCACAAGAAGTTAGAGGGATGTTACGAAATTGTTTGGATCTCAATTTCTGATACATGGACTGATGCTGAAAGGGACATATTCGATGTTTTGTCAAACTCTTTGCCATGGTACTCAGTCCGGCGACCGTGGGTGCTCTACTCAGCTGTTGTGAACTACATAAAACAAGAATGGGACTACAAAAATGCCCCTCTTATTGTAGTGTTGGATTCGCAAGGTATGGTCAGAAAATCAAATGCAATGGATATGGTGTTCATATGGGGTGCCAGAGCATACCCCTTCTCAACTTCGAAAGAAAAGGAACTCTGGGACGAAGAGAATTGGACCCTGAAACTTTTGCTTGATGAAATTGACCCTCTATTAACCACCTGG GTAGAAGAAGGCAGAAATATTTGCATTTATGGAAGTGACAACCTAGACTGGATTAGGGAATTCAATGCCACGTGTAAGGTGATCCGAAGTGCTGGTGTGCAGCTTGAGATGGTGTATGTTGGCTGCAAAGACCTTGGCGAACAAGTAAGACGCCTGTTAGCTATTATCGATGAAGAACTGCACAGAAGTTTATTCTCTTTCACAAAACTTCATTTCTTTTGGCTTCGGTTGGAGAGTATCAGAAGATCAAAACTCCAACTGGGACAATCAATCCATTCCGATGATCATATCTTGAGAGAGGTGTCAGCATTACTAGATACGGCCAACGAAGGGTGGGCCATAATCGGACGAGGGAATACGGCAGACATTGTAAAACTTTCAGCTAGTGAAGCAATAAAATGGTTGGATAGGTTTCCAGAATGGGAAGAGAATGTGGCAAAGTTAGGATTCGTGTCAGCACTTAGAGCTGCCATTGatccaccacctcctcctcctcctcctccagggCCTTGAAATCATTCGAAAGTTGTTCCTTATGCAGAAGGGCTAACAGAAGAAACTGTACTGTGTGAGAAGTGTAAGCATCCCATGAAGAAGAACGTTGTTTATGAGTGA